GAATCATTGGTTCATGTCAGCTTCATAAACACTTCATGAACAAACGTGAAGCGACAAAACAAGCGTTACCTCCTCTCTCGTGCAAAAGAGGATGAGGGAAAGATCAACCGATCGTGATCGGGCTCAGGTGGTCGACCAGCTCTGACCGTTCTGCAACCACTGACGCGCCTGCTGAGCAAAGCCATGGAGATCCAGACGCTCCTGCTCTGCAGCACGCGCCACCAACAAAGGAGCCTGACGCTTCAGCTCCTCAAGGTCAGGTTCGGAAACACCAGCATTCAGCGCCATCCAATCCGCCATGGATGCACCCACCACGCGGGTGAGATAGGCCGCACTGAGCGCTTGCATGGCTCCAGCCGCCAGCCAACTGCCGCCATCGAGCTTGGCCAGGCCAAGCAGCGCCTGACCGGTCCACTCCACCACGCCCTGGGCCAGAGCGGCGACCGCCAGCTGACGGGCCACCGCTTGCAACACATCTGCGCTCCAAGGGCAGGCCCAGATCTTGGCCATCTCCTTCACGAGCAAACCGTTGCCCACAACAACGGCCATCAGGTCAAGGCTGGGAACAGGGGATGCAGCCACGACGCCTGCCACAACCCACTGACTGCGCTGCAACAGCGACCGGAATTGCGTTCGACGCAACGCTTCCAGCTCCGCTTGCCATTGACGATGAAGATTGCCCAGCAAACGCTGGCGGGTGCGCTGACGCACCCGTTCCGACTGGATGAGCTGTTGCCGCACCGGTTGCAGCACCCCACGCAACTGACTGGGATCACCGGACCAGGTGAGAAGGTTTCGATGCCAGCGTTCAGGCAACTGGCAGCGCAAGGCATCGAGTGGATCGGTCGATTCCGTGCAACCCGAGGATTTCAACAACAGCCAGACCGGGCGGTCAAAGGGAAGCTGTTCTAGCCAGAGCAGATCGGCCGCACGGAGCGGTAGCGGCAACACGTGCAGCAGCACGTCCAGCTCTTGCAGATCCTCCGGCCAACGCCACGCTGTTGCAGTGACGGGAAGAGGCTTGGCGATGCAGAGATCCAGAGCTTTGACACCAGCCATCGCGCTCTGGAGCTGATCGGTGGCTGGAAGCTCGGTTCCCTGAGTCGCCACAACCCCAAGACTGAGAGGCGCATCGAACTGCTCAATGCGTCGCAGCTCGGTCTCACGCGGTACACGCAATGCCGTCAGACCAAGGGCTGACTCCAGTTCGGCGAACTGATGCAGCACTTCCTCGCAGCGTTTGACCCATCCCTGCAGTGAGACGGGTTCGCGGAAGCTGGGGCGCTTCGGCGGCTTCGCCAACCACCAGATGCCGACCCCTGCCGCCAGCACGCTCAGGCCACCGCCTGGAAGATGCATCACGTCGGCCAGCAGCCACTGCCCACTGATGAGGACACCAGCGGACACAGCCAGAGGTCCCAACACCCGAGGAGTCACCAACGCGTCCTTCAACGACTGGGAAGGGATCGTGGGTACCGGAAGCTGCACTGGGATTTCACTGACGAGGCTTTCCTAGCTCACCTTCAGCGCTGCGCACCAGGAAACAGAACGATTTCTCTTCTAACGACCTGAAAACTCATCCAGAGCGGGAAACGGATCAGCAGGCCCCTGAAACCGTGGGGTGATGCGTCACACTTGCGCCTGACACCAGGCCTCAGGCCATGACTGATTCCTACAGCGATTCCCGCCAACAGGGCGGACAGGGCGATGGCGGCCGCGAAGGCGGACGTGGCGGCCGCGGAGGACGGGGCCAGGGAAACCGCGAAGGCGGTGGGTTCAGAATCAGACTGAGCGACAACGAAATGCGCTCCGTTCGCGCACTGCAGGAAGCCTTCAACCTGCGCTCGACCGTGGCAGTGCTGGGCTTTGCCGTCAGAACTCTCGGCCAGATGCTTGAGGAGGGCAAGCTCGATGAGCTGGTGGCTCAGCAACGCGCCCAAGGCAACCGTGGCGGCGGTCGTCGCGATGACGAACGGGGTGGACGCAGGGGAGAGAGTGGCCGAGGCCCTCGCCCTGACCCCTTCGCTCGCCCCGCCAAGCCACAACCAGCCGCGGCCGAGTCAGAACCCAGCACTGAAGACGAGTCCAACGCTGACGTCGAGCCCAGCACCTCCGAAGTGCCGGCAACAGACGCTGAAGCGATGGCTGACGCAGCGGATTCCGCCAAGGACGCAGCAACCGAGGCCTGATTCATGGGGCGGCCACGCGTTCTCTCGGGTGTTCAGCCGACCGGTGCCCTGCATCTGGGCAACTGGCTGGGGGCGATTCGCAACTGGGTGGATCTCCAGAACGATCACGACACCTTTTTCTGTGTTGTGGATCTGCATGCGGTCACGGTTCCCCATGATCCGCAACGGCTGGCTAACGACACCCTGACGACCGCCGCTCTGTATCTGGCCTGCGGGCTGGATCCAGAGAAATCCACTGTGTTCGTGCAGAGCCAGGTGACCGCCCACAGCGAACTCTGCTGGCTTCTGAACTGCATCACCCCCTTGAACTGGCTGGAGAGAATGATCCAGTTCAAGGAAAAAGCCCTGAAACAAGGAGACAACGTCTCTGTGGGTCTCCTGGACTACCCGGTGCTGATGGCCGCGGACATCCTTCTCTATGACGCAGACCTCGTGCCGGTCGGTGAAGACCAGAAGCAGCATCTCGAGCTGGCACGCGATATCGCCCAGCAACGGATCAACGCGCGCTTTGGCTCGGAGGAGACCCCGATCCTGAAAGTGCCCAAGCCGATGATCCTTAAAGAAGGGGCCCGGGTGATGAGCCTCACCGACGGTCGCAGCAAGATGAGCAAAAGCGACCCCAATGAGGGCAGTCGCATCACTCTGCTTGACCCGCCAGAGCTGATCACCAAGAAGATCAAGAAAGCCAAGACAGATCCCGAGCGCGGCCTGGAATTCGGAAACCCCGATCGCCCGGAAACCGACAACCTGCTCGGTCTCTACGCCATTCTCAGCGGCAAAGGTCGCGACGCTGCGGCCCTGGAATGCGCAGACATGGGATGGGGACAGTTCAAACCCCTGCTTGCAGAAGCTGCCGTGGCGGCCCTGGAACCAATCCAACAGCGCTATCGGGAGCTGATGAACGACAGGTCCCAACTGGAATCTGTCCTGCGCGACGGACGCGAACGCGCCAGCGTCGTTGCAGAAGCCAATGTTCAACGCGTGCGGAAATCGATGGGCTTCCTGAGTCCCAGCTGATCAATTACGCAGCAATTAAAAAGTTTCGCTAATCCTTAAAGACAGCTGAGAGCGGAACCCGTATCAACAGCCACAAACCCAGGGGTTGCGCGGCTTCAGGCCTGTCTTACAAGTCCAAAGACAAGATTGACCTGAGTTTTTCTACCCATGCACACGCTCTGCTCTCCGTCAAGGGGGGCCGGGACACTCTCGCCAGAGGGCCGCGATGTTGACGAAGGTAACGACTCCTTTGTTTCGGAGCGTCCCGTTTGCTTCATCGCGTCACCAAACAGATCCGTCCTCTGACACAACCCGCTCCTCAGCTGCTGGGCATCGGCGCCCTCAGCCTCGGACTGATGCTGTGCATGGGACAGAGCCTGCAGGCAGAACGCTCAATCGAACGGGAACAGCAACAACGCACGGTGGCTCAAGCTCTGAACCCCCACCGTTCAACGGCCACCTCTACAGGACCCTCCGACGCGGCTTACGCGATTACTCCCGAACGTCGTGCACTGCTCAACACCATCCGCTATGCCGAAGGCACCTGGA
This region of Synechococcus sp. NOUM97013 genomic DNA includes:
- a CDS encoding YcjF family protein; this translates as MQLPVPTIPSQSLKDALVTPRVLGPLAVSAGVLISGQWLLADVMHLPGGGLSVLAAGVGIWWLAKPPKRPSFREPVSLQGWVKRCEEVLHQFAELESALGLTALRVPRETELRRIEQFDAPLSLGVVATQGTELPATDQLQSAMAGVKALDLCIAKPLPVTATAWRWPEDLQELDVLLHVLPLPLRAADLLWLEQLPFDRPVWLLLKSSGCTESTDPLDALRCQLPERWHRNLLTWSGDPSQLRGVLQPVRQQLIQSERVRQRTRQRLLGNLHRQWQAELEALRRTQFRSLLQRSQWVVAGVVAASPVPSLDLMAVVVGNGLLVKEMAKIWACPWSADVLQAVARQLAVAALAQGVVEWTGQALLGLAKLDGGSWLAAGAMQALSAAYLTRVVGASMADWMALNAGVSEPDLEELKRQAPLLVARAAEQERLDLHGFAQQARQWLQNGQSWSTT
- the trpS gene encoding tryptophan--tRNA ligase, which codes for MGRPRVLSGVQPTGALHLGNWLGAIRNWVDLQNDHDTFFCVVDLHAVTVPHDPQRLANDTLTTAALYLACGLDPEKSTVFVQSQVTAHSELCWLLNCITPLNWLERMIQFKEKALKQGDNVSVGLLDYPVLMAADILLYDADLVPVGEDQKQHLELARDIAQQRINARFGSEETPILKVPKPMILKEGARVMSLTDGRSKMSKSDPNEGSRITLLDPPELITKKIKKAKTDPERGLEFGNPDRPETDNLLGLYAILSGKGRDAAALECADMGWGQFKPLLAEAAVAALEPIQQRYRELMNDRSQLESVLRDGRERASVVAEANVQRVRKSMGFLSPS